The following coding sequences lie in one Pseudomonas marvdashtae genomic window:
- a CDS encoding inorganic phosphate transporter, whose protein sequence is MIDLFSGLDAWVLVSLLLALAFVLAFEFINGFHDTANAVATVIYTKAMPPHLAVFFSGVFNFLGVLLGGVGVAYAIVHLLPVELLINVNTGHGLAMVFSLLAAAITWNLGTWYFGIPASSSHTLIGSILGVGLANALINDIPLGDGVNWQKAIDIGASLVFSPMAGFLIAALVLISLKWWRPLSKMHKTPEQRRKIDDKKHPPFWNRLVLVISAMAVSFVHGSNDGQKGIGLIMLVLIGIVPAQFVLDLNSTTYQIERTRDATLHLSQFYKRNNESLGEFLALGKSVEGDLPEKFRCNPQQTEPTINALLDTLKGVADYHSLPSESRIEVRRYLLCLDDTAKKVGKLPGLAAREKDDLNKLRKDLTATTEYAPFWVILAVALALGLGTMVGWKRVVLTIGEKIGKQGMTYAQGMSAQITTACMIGAANIFSLPVSTTHVLSSGVAGTMVANKSGLQGGTVKTILLAWVLTLPATVALSAALFWLASKAIGS, encoded by the coding sequence ATGATCGATTTATTCAGCGGACTGGATGCTTGGGTGCTCGTGAGCCTCTTGCTCGCCCTGGCTTTTGTCCTCGCCTTCGAGTTCATCAACGGCTTTCATGACACCGCTAACGCGGTTGCCACTGTTATCTACACCAAAGCCATGCCGCCCCACCTGGCGGTGTTCTTTTCCGGTGTGTTCAATTTCCTCGGCGTACTGCTGGGCGGCGTAGGCGTGGCGTATGCCATCGTTCACTTGCTGCCGGTGGAGTTGCTGATCAATGTGAACACCGGGCACGGACTGGCCATGGTGTTTTCGCTGCTTGCAGCGGCCATCACCTGGAACCTGGGCACCTGGTACTTCGGTATTCCGGCCTCCAGCTCCCATACGCTGATCGGCTCGATTCTCGGCGTGGGCCTGGCCAACGCCCTGATCAACGATATTCCGTTGGGCGACGGCGTGAACTGGCAGAAAGCGATCGACATCGGTGCCTCCCTGGTGTTCTCGCCGATGGCCGGTTTCCTGATCGCGGCCCTGGTGTTGATCAGCCTGAAATGGTGGCGTCCGCTGTCGAAGATGCACAAGACGCCGGAACAGCGCCGCAAGATTGATGACAAGAAGCATCCGCCATTCTGGAACCGCCTGGTGCTGGTGATTTCCGCCATGGCCGTGAGCTTCGTCCATGGCTCCAACGATGGCCAGAAAGGCATCGGCCTGATCATGCTGGTATTGATCGGTATCGTGCCTGCGCAGTTCGTACTCGACCTGAACAGCACCACCTACCAGATCGAGCGCACTCGCGACGCGACCCTGCACCTGAGCCAGTTCTACAAGCGCAACAACGAGTCCCTCGGCGAGTTCCTGGCCTTGGGCAAAAGCGTCGAAGGCGACCTGCCGGAGAAATTCCGTTGCAACCCGCAGCAGACCGAACCGACCATCAATGCGTTGCTCGACACCCTCAAAGGCGTGGCGGACTATCACTCGCTGCCGTCGGAAAGCCGCATCGAAGTCCGTCGCTACCTGCTCTGCCTCGACGACACGGCGAAAAAAGTCGGCAAGTTGCCTGGGCTGGCGGCGCGTGAAAAAGACGACCTGAACAAGCTGCGCAAGGACCTGACCGCCACCACCGAATACGCCCCATTCTGGGTGATCCTGGCGGTCGCCTTGGCACTCGGCCTGGGCACCATGGTCGGCTGGAAACGCGTGGTATTGACCATCGGCGAGAAGATCGGCAAGCAAGGCATGACCTATGCCCAAGGCATGTCCGCCCAGATCACCACTGCCTGCATGATCGGCGCGGCAAATATATTCAGCCTTCCGGTGTCCACCACCCACGTGCTGTCTTCCGGCGTGGCGGGCACCATGGTCGCCAACAAGAGCGGCCTGCAAGGCGGCACGGTCAAGACAATCCTGCTGGCCTGGGTGTTGACCCTGCCGGCCACGGTGGCCTTGTCTGCCGCACTGTTCTGGCTGGCCTCCAAAGCCATCGGCAGCTGA
- the rapA gene encoding RNA polymerase-associated protein RapA translates to MAQQYQPGQRWISDSEAELGLGTVLAQDGRLLTVLYPATGDTRQYALRNAPLTRVRFSPGDVITHFEGWKMTVREVDDVDGLLVYHGLNGQNEVVTLPETQLSNFIQFRLASDRLFAGQIDPLAWFSLRYHTLEHTSRQLQSSLWGLGGVRAQPIAHQLHIAREVADRIAPRVLLADEVGLGKTIEAGLIIHRQLLSGRANRVLILVPENLQHQWLVEMRRRFNLQVALFDEERFIESDASNPFEDTQLALVALEWLVEDEKAQDALFAAGWDLMVVDEAHHLVWHEDHVSPQYALVEQLAETIPGVLLLTATPEQLGQDSHFARLRLLDPNRFHDLKAFRAESENYRPVAEAVQELLDKGRLSPEAHKTIHGFLGNEGEALLTAVNDGDIEASARLVRELLDRHGTGRVLFRNTRAAVQGFPERKLHAYPLPCPDEYLELPLGDHAELYPEVSFQAQPDASEEERWWKFDPRVEWLIDQLKMLKRTKVLVICAHAETAMDLEDALRVRSGIPATVFHEGMNILERDRAAAYFADEEFGAQVLICSEIGSEGRNFQFAHHLVLFDLPAHPDLLEQRIGRLDRIGQKHTIELHVPYLETSPQARLFQWYHEALNAFLNTCPTGNALQHQFGPRLLPLLEEADDGEWQTLIDEARAERERLEAELHTGRDRLLELNSGGAGEGDALVEAIFEQDDQFALPIYMETLFDAFGIDSEDHSDNALILKPSEKMLDASFPLGDDEGVTITYDRNQALSREDMQFITWEHPMVQGGMDLVLSGSMGNTAVALIKNKALKPGTVLLELLYVSEVVAPRSLQLGRYLPPAALRCLLDANGNDLAARVLFETLNDQLESVPRASANKFIQAQRDQLSPRINAGEEKIIPRHAERVAEAQRRLAADTEEELARLTALQAVNPTVRDSELEALRQQREQGLAMLEKAALRLEAIRVLVAG, encoded by the coding sequence ATGGCGCAGCAGTATCAACCGGGGCAACGCTGGATCAGTGACAGCGAAGCCGAGCTGGGTTTAGGCACCGTTCTGGCACAGGACGGCCGCTTGTTGACCGTGCTCTATCCGGCCACTGGCGACACCCGCCAGTACGCGCTACGGAATGCGCCCCTCACCCGTGTACGGTTTTCGCCGGGCGATGTGATCACTCACTTCGAAGGCTGGAAAATGACCGTGCGCGAAGTCGACGACGTCGATGGGCTGCTGGTTTATCACGGCCTCAACGGCCAGAACGAAGTCGTCACGCTGCCGGAAACCCAACTGTCGAATTTCATCCAGTTCCGCCTGGCCAGCGACCGCCTGTTCGCCGGCCAGATCGACCCATTGGCCTGGTTCTCCCTTCGGTACCACACGCTGGAACATACCAGCCGCCAATTGCAGTCGTCGCTCTGGGGCCTGGGTGGCGTACGCGCCCAACCGATCGCGCACCAACTGCACATCGCCCGTGAAGTGGCCGACCGCATCGCGCCCCGGGTATTGCTGGCGGACGAAGTGGGCCTGGGCAAGACCATCGAAGCCGGCCTGATCATCCATCGGCAACTGCTGTCCGGCCGCGCCAACCGTGTGCTGATCCTGGTGCCGGAAAACCTCCAGCACCAATGGCTGGTGGAAATGCGCCGACGCTTCAACCTGCAGGTTGCGCTGTTCGACGAAGAACGCTTTATCGAAAGCGATGCCAGCAACCCGTTCGAAGACACCCAACTGGCACTGGTGGCGCTGGAGTGGCTGGTGGAAGATGAGAAAGCCCAGGACGCGCTGTTCGCCGCCGGCTGGGACTTGATGGTCGTCGACGAAGCCCATCACCTGGTCTGGCATGAAGACCACGTGAGCCCGCAATACGCGCTAGTCGAACAGCTTGCCGAAACGATCCCGGGTGTGTTGTTGCTGACCGCAACCCCAGAACAATTGGGCCAAGACAGCCACTTCGCCCGTCTGCGCCTGCTCGACCCGAACCGTTTCCATGACCTCAAGGCCTTCCGCGCCGAGAGCGAAAACTATCGCCCGGTGGCCGAGGCCGTTCAGGAGCTGTTGGACAAAGGTCGCCTGTCGCCTGAAGCCCACAAGACCATCCATGGTTTCCTGGGTAACGAAGGCGAAGCGCTGCTGACCGCCGTCAACGATGGCGATATCGAAGCCAGCGCCCGCCTGGTTCGCGAATTGCTGGACCGCCACGGCACCGGCCGCGTGCTGTTTCGCAATACTCGCGCCGCCGTACAGGGCTTCCCGGAGCGCAAGCTGCACGCCTATCCGTTGCCGTGCCCGGATGAATACCTTGAACTGCCATTGGGCGATCACGCCGAGCTGTACCCGGAAGTCAGCTTCCAGGCCCAGCCGGACGCCAGTGAAGAAGAGCGCTGGTGGAAATTCGATCCGCGCGTCGAGTGGCTGATCGATCAGTTGAAAATGCTCAAACGCACCAAAGTCCTGGTGATCTGTGCGCACGCCGAAACCGCCATGGACCTGGAAGACGCCCTGCGCGTGCGCTCCGGCATCCCGGCCACGGTGTTCCACGAGGGCATGAACATCCTTGAGCGAGACCGCGCGGCCGCCTACTTCGCCGACGAAGAGTTTGGTGCCCAGGTGCTGATCTGCTCGGAAATCGGCAGCGAAGGTCGCAACTTCCAGTTTGCCCATCACCTGGTCCTGTTCGACCTGCCGGCGCACCCGGACCTGCTGGAACAACGCATCGGCCGACTGGACCGGATCGGCCAGAAACACACGATCGAGCTGCACGTGCCCTATTTGGAAACCAGCCCGCAGGCGAGGTTGTTCCAGTGGTATCACGAAGCGCTGAATGCGTTCCTCAACACCTGCCCGACCGGCAACGCCTTGCAACACCAGTTTGGCCCGCGCCTGCTGCCCTTGCTGGAAGAAGCCGATGACGGCGAGTGGCAAACGCTGATCGACGAGGCGCGCGCCGAGCGTGAACGCCTGGAAGCCGAACTGCATACCGGCCGTGATCGTCTGCTGGAGCTCAATTCCGGCGGTGCGGGAGAAGGTGACGCATTGGTGGAAGCCATATTCGAACAGGACGACCAGTTCGCCCTGCCGATCTACATGGAAACCCTGTTCGACGCCTTCGGCATCGACAGCGAGGACCATTCCGACAACGCGCTGATCCTCAAGCCGAGCGAAAAAATGCTCGACGCCAGTTTCCCGCTGGGCGACGACGAAGGCGTGACCATCACTTACGACCGCAACCAGGCGCTGTCTCGCGAAGACATGCAATTCATCACCTGGGAGCATCCGATGGTGCAAGGCGGCATGGACCTGGTGCTGTCCGGCTCCATGGGCAACACCGCCGTGGCGCTGATCAAGAACAAGGCACTCAAGCCCGGCACCGTGTTGCTGGAACTGCTCTACGTCAGCGAAGTGGTTGCCCCACGCTCGCTGCAACTGGGCCGCTACCTGCCACCGGCCGCCCTGCGCTGCCTGCTGGATGCCAACGGCAACGACTTGGCGGCCCGGGTCTTGTTCGAAACCCTGAACGACCAGCTCGAAAGCGTGCCCCGCGCCAGCGCCAACAAGTTCATCCAGGCCCAGCGTGACCAGCTGTCACCACGGATCAATGCTGGCGAAGAGAAGATCATCCCGCGCCATGCCGAGCGCGTGGCCGAGGCTCAACGCCGCCTTGCAGCCGATACCGAAGAGGAGCTGGCACGTCTGACCGCGCTGCAAGCGGTGAACCCTACCGTGCGCGATAGCGAGCTGGAGGCTTTGCGTCAGCAGCGCGAGCAAGGGCTGGCGATGCTGGAGAAGGCTGCGTTGCGGTTGGAGGCGATTCGGGTGTTGGTGGCGGGCTGA
- a CDS encoding aspartate-semialdehyde dehydrogenase, with amino-acid sequence MLPPMLPLSAVPVTAQQDPVRPRPDIPPVVPVQESSNESTIDLQKRDPEETALLLREEQRRKHERERRRREADEDPEEHLAIPGTELNADNTVPVVPLVEGESRQGLWVDIQI; translated from the coding sequence ATGTTGCCACCCATGCTTCCTCTGAGCGCGGTACCCGTTACCGCGCAACAGGATCCGGTCCGCCCGCGACCGGACATACCGCCCGTGGTCCCCGTGCAGGAAAGCTCCAACGAAAGCACCATCGACCTGCAAAAGCGTGACCCGGAAGAAACCGCGCTGCTGCTGCGCGAGGAACAGCGTCGCAAGCATGAGCGCGAGAGACGCCGTCGTGAAGCCGATGAAGATCCTGAGGAGCACCTGGCTATACCCGGGACGGAACTGAACGCCGATAACACCGTGCCGGTTGTGCCGCTGGTGGAGGGGGAGTCGCGCCAGGGCCTGTGGGTCGATATTCAGATCTGA
- the ccoM gene encoding cytochrome c oxidase subunit CcoM, giving the protein MFIDNVVFAGVLTVGLMFVFFAGFGLFIWKDAHKRKKP; this is encoded by the coding sequence ATGTTTATCGATAATGTGGTGTTTGCCGGAGTGTTGACGGTCGGCCTCATGTTCGTGTTTTTCGCAGGTTTTGGATTATTCATCTGGAAAGACGCACACAAGCGCAAGAAGCCGTAA